A single window of Candidatus Cloacimonadota bacterium DNA harbors:
- a CDS encoding T9SS type A sorting domain-containing protein yields the protein YNTRGQLIRTFKKENAEKGEFVWNGTDSNDNAVSSGIYFYKLEAGNETYIKKLILMD from the coding sequence TCTATAATACGAGAGGACAATTGATTAGAACTTTCAAGAAAGAAAATGCGGAAAAAGGTGAGTTCGTTTGGAACGGAACGGATAGTAACGATAATGCCGTATCTTCCGGAATCTACTTCTATAAACTCGAAGCAGGAAATGAAACCTACATTAAAAAACTGATCTTAATGGATTAA